The Elgaria multicarinata webbii isolate HBS135686 ecotype San Diego chromosome 4, rElgMul1.1.pri, whole genome shotgun sequence genome contains a region encoding:
- the ALLC gene encoding probable inactive allantoicase, whose translation MTVHLKGEKPNILPDFLHLNDLGCETTGGKILFATDDFFAPAENLLKKQRPVFHADLFTDYGKWRDGWETRRKRIPGHDWCIIQLGVPGVIYGFEVDTSYLAGNCAPRISIQAAFLKPEEVPVLPPRGNRVGTAASDEEFKAAKEMRSDEWTSLIPLSGINLDTTHNYFCVTSKQRWTHLRLNIHPDGGIARLKVYGTMLRDWSLSGQNHLSDLVAMVNGGVCVGHSGAQLGHPQNILGIGRGKSMKDGWETGRNLERPPVLKVDGKGFLLIPGSEWAVYRLGHSGVITHIEIDTSHFKGNFPDSFKLETCILSVEEEKECIAQKWALKQGPKWNIVLPATKLKPHKRHFFDGTAIQTLDVFTHVRLTIAPDGGVSRMRLWGFPRALPDVHK comes from the exons attttatttgCAACGGATGACTTTTTTGCTCCTGCAGAAAATCTCTTAAAG AAACAAAGACCAGTATTTCATGCCGACCTTTTTACTGACTATGGGAAGTGGAGGGATGGATGGGAAACCAGGAGGAAGCGGATTCCAG gtCATGATTGGTGCATCATTCAACTGGGAGTCCCAGGTGTTATTTATGGTTTTGAGGTAGATACATCTTACCTCGCAGGAAACTGTGCTCCTCGGATATCAATCCAAGCTGCTTTCTTGAAGCCAG AGGAGGTACCAGTACTGCCACCAAGAGGGAACAGAGTTGGAACTGCAGCTTCAGATGAAGAGTTTAAGGCTGCCAAGGAG ATGAGGTCAGATGAATGGACTTCCTTGATTCCTTTGTCAGGGATAAACCTGGACACTACCCACAACTATTTTTGTGTGACTTCAAAGCAAAGATGGACTCACCTAAGACTCAACATACATCCAG ATGGTGGGATTGCACGTTTAAAAGTATATGGCACAATGCTGAGAGACTGGTCGCTTTCTGGCCAGAATCACTTGAGTGATTTGGTTGCAATGGTGAATGGAGGTGTCTGTGTTGGGCATAGTGGTGCTCAGTTAGGTCATCCCCAAAATATTTTAG GAATAGGAAGAGGAAAGTCTATGAAAGATGGATGGGAAACGGGAAGAAATTTGGAAAGACCACCAGTTTtaaaa GTTGATGGCAAGGGATTTCTCCTTATACCAGGAAGTGAATGGGCAGTCTACCGATTGGGCCACTCTGGTGTAATAACACACATAGAAATAGATACCAGTCACTTTAAAG GCAACTTTCCAGATAGTTTTAAACTTGAGACCTGTATCTTGAGtgtagaagaagaaaaggaatgtaTAGCACAAAAATGGGCCCTGAAACAAGGTCCAAAATGGAACATTGTGCTGCCTGCAACAAAG CTTAAACCCCATAAGAGACATTTTTTTGATGGTACTGCCATACAAACACTGGATGTGTTTACTCATGTGAGACTTACTATTGCCCCCGATGGAGGTGTAAGTAGGATGCGTCTCTGGGGCTTTCCACGGGCGCTGCCAGATGTTCACAAGTAA